The DNA sequence cATTCTTATTACATTGTTGTTCTCTTACACTATTAaagtattgtttattttaatatatatatatatatatatatatatatatatatatatattagccATCAAATAGATTAATTAAAGTATAGTTTGTCACAATTAGATACAATTTGAAACTTACACAATTGATTCAttacaaataaagttaaaaataaactaattaatcttatttattctatgataagttaaaaatttcaaaggtcatttaatttactaataaattaataaattgaattttgtatcCTATAAGTGGGTGTAGAACCTCATTTCATATGTTGGTTTTGTAAAATTGGATTACCTTTAAAGTTTAATTCTTAAAATGGTACCAGAATCGTTTGAAGTCTaaacacaatttatttaaaaaaaaaaattaatttaatttaacctgtatatttatttgtttgaactTAATTGTGgtatattaaattaagttatagATTTAAGTCCATTTAGAAAGATCTAATGTAAATAATATggaagtaataataataataataaaatgggtagagatttgaatttgacattaatttagtaataaaaagaaatgaatttatAGGGATATATAAGTTTTGAAGTGGTTGGTGAAAGGTGATTGAGCATGAAattgttgaaatatatttgtaataatgGATGAGAAGCAAAGCTAATGAAGATGAAGTTCACGAGAAGACTTTATAGTTCACGAGCACACTACTCATAAAAGACGGCTAAGAATCTTGTGTGGTACTCCTTCTTCCCTCCTCCCTctctcatcttcctcctcacaTATTAATTATGTCCTTTTCTCACCACAGATAATGCATCtcaaattaaatgcaaatatttacaaagtaaatatcaaaattaacagAATTACTAATAACTCTCACTTAGATATATCAGATAATAAAACAACATATCTTTATATCCCACATGCCCTCTCCACAGACATAACTATGTCAATCCACAGGGGCTGGACCccttttttctaaatatttctaataataGCTTCTATATTCTggaatcattttttttatgttaatatagATAAATTACTGAGTAGATAATATTTCTGAAAGATTTTATGTAATAACACTAAACAATCTCATTCTTCgcaattataattttcaactCTTAACACATCTAAATgatagtataataataaaattaatcattctTAATTTAACttcaatgatatttttaaactattaacaATTTTTACATACAACACCTTATcgaatttcaaattatataattaacattCAATTTAGGTACGTTAATATAATATGAGATTATTCTTCGTACTTAAAGGTTATGATCAATGTTATTGTCGTAGAAAACTACAAAAACATATGCTTATCCTACTGTATATAGAATTATTACTCTTTTTTCTCACAAAAGTTTTTATAACCATCTTTTTCAACTATGAATATGTTTAAAATTGCACTTCACTAcagaaaaatagtttaataagtatccaaattaattcttaaaagaaTGAGTATGTTAACTTATACGtctttgattaaaatttttatgtcaATAAGTCTTTGGAAAATTCATctattttacatataaatgttttaaaagtaaGTACTTACGAATTCAATGAATAATTTATCAGTCAACAGATTCATTTCTCATATATTTtgtatgataatatttattgatgaaaataaaaataaaaagtttaaagtaggttcaaatatagaaaatttatgcattttaCTAAATGTTTAAGTAATTAAcactttgaaaataatattatgtatgtttatttattgaaccgattctattttatataatgaaCGGACTCGGTTCTCTTACAATGTCCTCATGTTTAGGAAACATGTTACAATTGCATACGAGGGCACAATCAAGTTGTGCATTTTGGGTATTagtaaaaaagtaatatatttttgcggataaaatacaaaataaacagttgaaagttttgaattttaccaaagtatatatataatgcatatTTTCGAAAGAAGCAAAAATTTGTGACGAATGTGAAAAACAGAGTAAGATAGAGGTATGAAAGGTACCATAGTTGGTGATGGTTGAATATTATAATGTGGTTGAACTCAAGTGAATTAGTTAATCATATATTCCACAGTGAATTAGTTAAGTTAAGAAATACTGATTGATGAAACATTATAAGATTAAATGGTGATGTGAGGATAAAGAAATGGTCGGAAGCAAAAGAATGGAAGTTGTGGAAGAAAAGGTCAATGAAATCACAGATAAACACTGTTGAGTGACACTATGAAGTGGTGGTATTTGTGTAAATTTGTCACTGCCAGTTTACTGTACAAAGAAACTCACAGGGAATGAAGCAAACACATGTATATAACAGAAACCCATATTTGATGTTTGATGATTGCATATGATAGTCCAATGCACCTCGTGCCCATCGTTGTCagccaaaagaaaaaaaacatacatattttatattctaattttgatccaaaagtaatttttaatttatcaaagaaCTTAAAATATGGTATCCCAAATGTGGTTGAATGGTAAATTAATAATATGACTACAGTAACATAATATTTCAGTGCACTTGTTGCCAAGCATTTTCAGTACTTTACTTCAATCTCACTTTCACGTGACTTACATGGTTTACATTAATAAGAATTTTCCCTTACACCCAGTTAAGGATACGCAGAAGATAATTTCTCTGCTATGTGACTCTTGCTGGGTATGTAAAGTGAAATTGATCCTGAATTATCTTTGCAATGGTAACAGatgcagaaaaagagaaagaaaaacttggGTGGTGTAGTTCCTTAAATTGAGCAACAGtgaaaacaaatgaatgaaaatagATTACCAGATCCAACTCTGAATTAGGTTAACTAATTGATACATTAAACTAATGTGACCCCCACTCACATTGGGATTTTGACATATGATCTAATGAAAGTGAATTTTCTTGTTCACTTGTCTGATTTTAGTGAACCTTTTTCTATGCaatatatttcacttttttctgttttggggGCCTCAACAGATATGAGAACCTCACGCACAGAAATTCGTGCAGGAGGAGCATGATATggtactttttcttttgttgttattCATGTGTGTGTACAGAAAATGTTGTCTAGCATAAACATGAATAAAATGCTGCAAATCAGTGGGCGTGAAGGATGGTTTCTCACAAATCCATCCTTTCTGGTACAATGgcttgcttctttttttttttttattcattcactTCACTTCCCCTCAATCTCTCGTGCTTGGGCagaaattttttctctttcggTTAAATAAGGAAAAGAGGAACACAAAATTCTTAATTGGAGGGTCTTTCTGACCACAATAGCTGTGGCTCATGGCTTAACAAGACAAAGTGACAGAAGTCTTGGCCCGTGAAGGTTGCACGTGATCATAAAAGACCTGTGACAATTTGTGTGCCATTGACACCTTATAGACCCATTCACGTGGagtttttttggtttaaatttcCACAAAATCTTGATTTATGACATTAACAATTatacatgttaaaaaattaaggcACAATTTGAGGGGAGGAAGAATAAAACAAGTTAAATGTGATTGATAATCTCCTAGACTTTTaccattgagaaaaaaataaatgaaaatggtgGTAAATAAAATCCACATCAAGTTCTGAACTTTATCTTTGGCTGGTGTGTGAAGCACCCATCTACCTTTAACTTGTCTTGTTACCTAGTGTCATTCTGTGATGCTGAAACATGCTGAGGAATATCTTTGTTTGTGTTCACTTTTGTAATTTGGATTCAATCTAGTCACAATAATGGTACTGTTATGAGGTTAAGCTAAGAAAGTTTGACAGATAGAGCAGGTAGATTTGGCCTGAGTGTTCTTCCAATAGAGTAATAATGAAGGGCATGCACAAGCCATGGTTAAAAAACAATATAGTCCCCTTAACTGTCGCTTTGTATGGTCACATGCAATGACATTGTTGTGTATGTGGCAAGAGAATAGCAGCTCCAATAAACAAATTCTAACCAAAATTCACAAAAAGGAATACAGACtaataaatgaaagataaaaggaAGAAGAATTGAGAATGAAATCATAAATGCCTGGcattttcaagaatattttaatacacttGTTTTTGCCTGCACAATTATTATTAGCCTTCAAGTGTTCTTCTTATATAAACAGAGCCGTCACTTGTTTTTTTGGCAACAACACAAAGAAGctctctcatctctctcactttgtctctctctctctctctctctctctctgctcTCTGCTGAATTTCTATTCACATTTCACCAGAAGCTACCAACATGAGTGCCTTGAGTTTCAGGGGCTTCACATACATGTTTCTCATTGTATTTCTCATTTGGTCTTCCAATTTTGAAGCCTGCATTGCAAGAAGAGGCAAGCACTGGAGACATAGCAGCAGGGATGCATCAACTGCTTTGtataagaaaaaaggaaaaagttatgGAAATGGTCACAACAAAAACCATGGTGGAGGATCAAAACCAAAGCCTCCATCACATAAAGGCACCCCAACATTACCAAAGCCTCCATCTCATAAAAACATTCCCTCACCACCATATCCACCACCATCAAACGAAGATAACCCCACTGCTCCCCCACCAAAACCTTACAATGGAGGCCATTCTTCCTCCACCACCTTCAATGTGCTAGATTTTGGTGCCAAGGGAGATGGGAAAACTGATGACACAAAGGTAACTCTTTCAACCTCTTCATGTAACTTCTGCTAACTAGTTAACATGTAAGACTGACAATTTTCAGTTCACCGTATAATTCAATGTTCCTTGTAGAATTCAGAGAACATCATAGTATAATGAAATTTCCTggaaaattttctaaaatattatgttattcaAAACTACTTTTGTGCTCACAGTTATGTGAAGAGAAGTGGCCCAATTACTAATAATGCAGCAATTACATAAATCTTGAAAATTAAGGTTATAGATTTCAACTCGAAACCTTCCCCatttaataagtaattttgGGATGTCGCTGCGGTTTATGTGagaattttcctttttctaactTGAAATGATCTGGGTTCAACTAAACAAGTCCATGGTAATTGATAAACATAATAGGTCACGAGGAGCATAGAAAATTGCTTTCCCTGTCTTTTGTGTTTGTGATGTTGCTCTTCACTCTTCAGTTAGTAATATACCCATTAAACAAAGTTTACAGTGACGTAGAATTAGAGAGCAAAatatatagtgaaaaatatagaaaagtgAAGACACCATAACAAGCCAAATGGGTGGGACCTACTTAAATTATTCTCGTTACGACAGTTGAATCACATTTTCtacaatttttagtttatagaaCCACACCTGTGATCACAATTCCACctattatttaatatagtgATTTTATTAACCCAGagaacatttatttaaattttgaaactatTAAGTTAAAATTCAATAACGACACAcatattaataaagttaaaaaaatattatgaatccATCAGAAATCGTTCAgcattatgatatttttataatgtttgtgCATTTCAATTAAACTGTTATCTTGAGTTGGTTGtcgaaaatatatatttttattatactcaTTATTTTATGTGGAAGTTGGTACTGTAATTGAAACAACtataattgaaattgaatgcAGGCATTTCAAGCAGCTTGGGCTGAAGCTTGCAAAGTAGAGGCATCAACCATGGTGGTTCCATCGGACTACGTCTTCTTTGTGGGGCCCATTTCATTCTCAGGCCCATACTGCAAACCCAACATCGTTTTCCAGGTAACATATCTACATAGAGTGAAAGTAGCATGAATGagcagagagaaaaagagaaaataacaggaaaataaaaaataaatggaattaaaatgctaaaaaaaaagtaaaaataaaagtgaaaaaaaaaaaaaaaaaaaacatgataccCCACTAGTGTGTTCATGAGCCGAATGTGATGTGGCATCAGAAAATAACATCAACATTTCTGTCATTCTGGTAAAGACAGAACACATGCCTGTCATTTTCTTATGTTGTAAATATagatataatgttaaaattaaacaaaaatataagaccatgatgataaagaagatatatgtaatttatttaaaagagttcaaaaaaattaattacaaataacaTGGAAGAATAAATTGAGTAGTTTCGTGGAGAGTTGTCTAATCAGTTTTCGAAAAATAAACAGAGTTGATTtcgaaaaattataataatcgatACAACTTGTAAAACTTTACATTCGAATAAGtgagtaaataaaaatttgattaataattatgAGTTTTAGCCAAGAAACCGTACATTATGTGACCACcaccacaaaataaaataaaaataaactaccTCTTACTTTATATCTTCACATATTTACCTTTACACGTGATTGTCCCTGTTTATTATGCATACTGTATCAACCGACAATTGAGTTGAAGTGATGGTAATAAGGTTGGTTATGATGTGTCAGCTTGATGGCACCATTGTTGCACCAACAAACCCCAATGCCTGGGGCAGAGGACTACTACAGTGGTTAGAATTTACCAAGTTAGTGGGAATTACCATTCAAGGAAATGGTGTCATTGACGGAAAAGGCTCTGTGTGGTGGCAAGATAATCAATATGATGATCCTATAGATGATGAAGAAAAGCTCATAGTCCCTTTAAACCAGACAGTACCAAGTCCCCCACTGCCGGTAATTTCTAGTTTTCTGTAAATTTTAAGTAACAATGAGAAGAATTCTTTGCTAGTATTCTTCATACAGTTCTTGCTTTGTAATTTCTTACGTTACAATTTTGTTACTCACCTACATGATTGTACTAGATTCAAAGTGAGCTGGGAGGAAAAATGCCATCTGTCAAGCCAACTGTGAGGACCATTTTAAACCTTTCACAGAACCAATTTGATTCATGTTTAGGAGTTATTATTGGAATATAATGGAGGTGATTTCTTTGTGTACAGGCATTGCGCTTCTATGGGAGTTTTAACCCAACAGTTACAGGCATAACAATTGTAAATAGCCCACAATGCCACCTCAAGTTTGACAACTGCAATGGGGTCATGGTCCATAATGTCAGCATATCATCCCCTGGGAACAGTCCTAACACAGATGGAATTCACCTTCAGAACTCCAAAGATGTACTGATATATGGCAGCACTATGGCATGCGGTAAAATTTCATGAACTTGTGCCACATTtccttttcatttgaaaatttattaagagGACAATGTGGTTGATAGGGACAAAATTAAGGGCGAAAATGAAAACTCaagacaaaaaagaagaaaactaaaataactgtTACATGCATGTTCTATGATTCTTAAAAGAGCACGGCATTATCTTATCCTATCCACAACCAGATTGGACAAATAGCTACAAAAGGAAAATACCAATGCCTGCTAGGACTGAGTACTCTACATGGCACGTGTCAACAGGAAAATCCACACTGCATCATCCAATTGTAGAGTACTCAGTTCCATAAACAAGAGCTTTTGTTTTTGCAGTTCTTCCATCACTCTTGTCTTATTGGAATTATAACTTCTGCCTCACATTCCTCTTCAGTCCTCCACACACATTTGAGGCTGGATGAAAATAGCATATCGAGTGGTCCATTACAAGCTACCAAAACTTTGGGGTGGGGAGGGGGGATGATTGCAAATGgacaaaaaacaaaagtaaaacaaaCTATGTAGACTTACTGACATATATGGTCCAAGTTTTTGGCTCACTGTATTTGAATTCCAACTATTGTGCAGGAGATGATTGTATTTCCATACAAACTGGATGCTCAAACGTTTATGTTCACAATGTCAACTGTGGACCAGGGCATGGAATCAGCATTGGAAGTCTAGGAAAGGATAACACCAGAGCCTGTGTTTCCAACATTACAGTCAGGGATGTCAACATGCACAACACAATGACTGGCGTCAGAATCAAAACATGGCAGGTAAAATATAAGAAACGCAATGCACTTTaacttcaaaatcattttataccATGAACTGGTTATCATTTTAAAGAATGGTCATTACAATGAAATCAATAATCTGTTAGCTGAATTAGTTCTGGCAGCATAATTGAGTACACTctgaaatcaattttaaatcttCAACTGCATTTTACATGATTTTTCAGGTAACATGAGAAATTGCCAAACTTAATAGCTATTCTAAGATGCAGTGAAAATTGTCTTTTCTTGTAGCCTAGGATCCAATTGAGCAAACACTTGTGTTTCTTTTAGTAACGCTGAATATGATTCAATCAAATGTCACAAAGTTCTCAATCCGTCCAAGTTCTGACGTCATTTCCAGCTCTAGAACATGATGAAAATTATGATCTCTTACAAACTAACATGTACATCTGCACTGTAGGGTGGGTCAGGCTCTGCACAAGGAATACTATTCTCAAATATACAAGTCTCTGAAGTTCAATTCCCAATTGTGATCGATCAATTCTATTGCGATAAAAGAACCTGCAAAAACCAAACATCGGCTGTTTCTCTGGCTGGAATCAACTATGAAAGGATAAGGGGCACATACACAGTTACGCCAGTGCACTTTGCCTGCAGTGATAGCCTTCCTTGTGTAGATATTTCTTTAACCTCTGTTGAGTTGAAACCAATTCAAGAACAAAACCATCTATATGATCCTTTCTGCTGGCAGACTTATGGTGAATTGAAAACTCCAACAGTCCCACCAATTGGTTGTCTACAGATTGGGAAGCCCACAAACAATCGGATTCAGACAGATCATGATTTATGTTGATcagatataaa is a window from the Vigna radiata var. radiata cultivar VC1973A unplaced genomic scaffold, Vradiata_ver6 scaffold_206, whole genome shotgun sequence genome containing:
- the LOC106752403 gene encoding polygalacturonase At1g48100, with product MSALSFRGFTYMFLIVFLIWSSNFEACIARRGKHWRHSSRDASTALYKKKGKSYGNGHNKNHGGGSKPKPPSHKGTPTLPKPPSHKNIPSPPYPPPSNEDNPTAPPPKPYNGGHSSSTTFNVLDFGAKGDGKTDDTKAFQAAWAEACKVEASTMVVPSDYVFFVGPISFSGPYCKPNIVFQLDGTIVAPTNPNAWGRGLLQWLEFTKLVGITIQGNGVIDGKGSVWWQDNQYDDPIDDEEKLIVPLNQTVPSPPLPIQSELGGKMPSVKPTALRFYGSFNPTVTGITIVNSPQCHLKFDNCNGVMVHNVSISSPGNSPNTDGIHLQNSKDVLIYGSTMACGDDCISIQTGCSNVYVHNVNCGPGHGISIGSLGKDNTRACVSNITVRDVNMHNTMTGVRIKTWQGGSGSAQGILFSNIQVSEVQFPIVIDQFYCDKRTCKNQTSAVSLAGINYERIRGTYTVTPVHFACSDSLPCVDISLTSVELKPIQEQNHLYDPFCWQTYGELKTPTVPPIGCLQIGKPTNNRIQTDHDLC